The DNA window TTTAATTGGTAAAATTAAAGATTTAACTTTATTAGGTAAAATATGAATGTGATGTGActtgtggatgcacacattgcaaatTATCGATGTtgaaacgatatatcgtgcagccctagtatataTCCAGTTTATATTAGCCATATTGACAACTCTAGCTATGTATTAATACATTTGTAAGCTAATATAATGTTTAACATTCATACATGTATTGACTACTTTAATCAGAACTGAAATGCAGTCTAGATAGGGAGTATCTCTGTTTTATTGAGATACCGATGTACATTTTGTAGTTTAGTCTCTCAAACTCAGTCTTGTTTTCACTTTCCCCTGTCAtgtttctgtttttctgtctctTCCTCGGGTTTAAATGTAAATGAGGAAGCGGTGCGCTTTATGTGCGgtcttaaaaatatttgtatatgttttataaAACCACAATACCATTTTTCCACGAATTGTCTTCCGTTTCCAGAACATGACGGCAGATTGAAGGCAGTCCTTTCTCTCCGCTGTGGGGCGGAGCTGACGTGAACGCGCATCCAATCACCAATCAGAGCTCGAGCAGAGGATGAAAACTCAGCTGTGCGGTGAGTCATCTGACAGCTGCTGCTCTCGAATAGATGCACTTGTTGAATCAGGTCCCATTGAGCAGAGGGGGACACAGGTTGCTCGTATCATCTGAAAACATTTGACCGACATCTTCTAAATGAAGGCACACTAAAGAAGCGACCGGGCTACGACGATTTAGAACCTCCCAGCGAGACGCATTTTCAGGTAGGTCTCGTTTTGGTTGTGACTTTTGCATACAATGCGATGCTACAATAGGGCTTTTGTGCACCTGTCTGTCTTTTCACGATGAGCGTGTGAATGTGCCATTGAATTGTGTGCAGTGTTGTTGTAGTTCACAGAATCCGCAGTGTAGATTTATGGCTTCATTTGCAAAGCAGAGGAGTCAAAGATGATCAGTTTGCGTTTGACGCTCGTCAGCGATGCTTATCAATCATCATCCTCATATTGAGCTGCCAGTTATTAATATAGCACAGCATTTTAATTCTGATTctttgcagcagtgtgtgtgtgtgtgtgtgtgtgtgtgtgtgtgtgtgtgtgtgtgtgattataatCGATCGTGTTTGTGGACCATTTTATtgtcgctatggtttttaatttCTGATTTTAGAAACACAAGTATATAAACAATACTGTGACAATACATTCATGACATTTTAcatgtgtttatttatacaattattatgtTTAGTAAGTTCAATATGCACACACACGTTATATTATTGTGTATATGCATGCATATTTTGCCATGATTTCTTTGTTAATCTAAAATTCATATCttttcatgtatttaattatataatgtttaaaaatatctaaaaatgattCAGTGTCATTTTACTGCTTTtcatttttagttattattaattattaataattatttgtattaatcaGCTACTGAATATACCTTTGTCCATTTAAAAAGCATACATTTTAATGCATAACATGTATGCATGTAGGGTATATACAGTATGCATAAACAATACTGCTATTATTATATCAATCAAATCTTTAATTGTTTTggattttgttgcatttttttcagattaaattattttgttaaagataattattattttaagatgttaataataattagtttaaacATTTAGTAAGATTTAATTATGAAATTAATTATGAATCTATCTCTAGTCTGTTCTGCAGTCATGAAGCGACAGTAGAACATGATGCACATAATTTGCACTATGCTTTTGCATATAACCTAGAATTGCAGTATACATCTATATAACTGTGCAAAACCTGCTTACAGGTGACATTAAAGATTGTAGACTCACATTAGAGTTACACAGATTAATCGTGTATTTAGAAAAAGTGGTGGCAGCAAGCCGCCCACGTTGTGGTGTATTTTGTGCCAGGCTTATGTGTGAAAAATGTCATGCTGCCAAGAAGGGACAATCCCGCATGCTCCACAGATGACTACACTTTTTTGCAGATAGCAAAGCAAACGCTCAGTGTTTATGCTTCTTAACATGTTTTGTGTAAGCCCTGCACCCCTTTGTGGTAAAGCTGCTAGTCATTTTAAGACCACTATAGAGTATGCCGTCCTCACATTTAGTGTCATCTTGGCATGGGAAGTTGCACTTTTGATTGTGCAGTTTGTGTTATTGTAGGGTCAGGGTGGGGTGTTTGCCAGCTGTTTCACATGCAGCTGTAGATACACCCCTTCCCTTTCTGAGAAACCACACCAACAAGTGGTTATTGCTTTAAAACTAGGTGCaatttatattttactaaaatagtTCACCATCAAACAATAAAGTAGGTCATGGCAGATTCGCTCATTCTCAGGTTTTGCCAATcttgtatgtgtttatttcttcAACATTGAAGAAGATATATTTTATGGATATCAGGGCTGTTCGGTGTTTATCCTCTGATAATATTGCAGTTGTTGTTTTAGAGTTGACACTGTTCAGTATGTCACTCGTTTTGTAATACCATTAAGTAAGTCAGAAGTCTATTAGTTAGGTTCAGCCAATAATTCAAGAAAGACAAAACAGAAGCATCTCAAATTATACAAAGTAAAAAGTGTACTGACTTAAAACAGACACACTGTTGTCAGTTTGTTTTTTTCGTCAATGAAAATAGTCCAATCAAGCAGGAGCAGAACATTTGTGCATGATTCCTTAATGAATCTAGCAAGCAATAACATGTTTGGTTTCCATAATCTCCTCTTTTGGTGAGGTACATGGAAAGATCTGTCTAGTTTAGGAGAATGTGCTGGAACTTTCTCTTTCAAATTCTTTATAAGTTGCTGCAAATAGGAAAAAAACACTCCCTGCAATGTAATGGGAAGGTTAGTTTTAGGCGGGAAAAAACATACAGAGAGCTTTCCTAGAAAAATCTGATttgattccaaaaaaaaaaaaaacaagtataaatGAAAGGGGAACTACATGGGAATGTTAGGGAAATGTTCTGTGTTTGCAGGGAAtctgtttttaaatgaatgataCCCTGATATATTCATAAAGCAAATCACTTGATCAACTAAATGAATCAACCATTTTGAATGAAACTTTTGAATGGATAATTCAATGAATCAGTCATAAAGACATGAACTTGCTGTCACCTATTGGTGCTTTTACTGACTTATTTATCCATGACAGGCTTAAAcctggctaaaaatattgacataTATTATAAACCACCCTGAATTAAACATTCTGATTCAAAATATTGTATTCAACAAGAGTCATTCATGACTAAATTAAAATTCGAATCTGATTAATGCTCGGACGTAACATTTCAATCCATCAGGTGCAAGACTCAAACTTGTGCATCagttcagacgtgtttgtaacctTTCACCTTGTTCGCGTGTCAAGACTTTGTGAACACTgtattgtatatgtgtgtttgtgtgtgcaggaCAGGAGTTTTGATGTCTGCTCGGCGATCATCTCTCTGGTCATGTCTGCATGCTGCTCTGAGCTGCGGGCTTGTCATGCTGACAGCACTGCCAGACTTAACCACAGGTATGAAGATTTCCTTTCAGCCCACCACATCTTCCTCTTCCAGATAACCAGTCATAAACTTCCTGTGAAAGCCGCTAGTAAAGATTGtcaaataatctttttttgttgCTTTGTGTGCACTGTAGCTATCACATCTGATGCCTATCTATTcatttaactgtaaataaaatgattaaaaatatgtcAAACTCAGAATTAAAATGACTTGAATGCACATCATTTGCTACAAACACATTTTCGAAAGTTTACCCTAAACTATTCGGAGACGGTATATAAAGTGTGGGGTGACAGTGgcttggtggttagcactgtcacctcacaataagttctctccgtgttcatgtgggtttggtccgggtgctctggtttcccccacagtccaaaaactagcgctataggtgaattgaataagttaaattggccatagtgtatgagtgtgtgtgtcaatttgagattgtatgggtgtttcccagtactgggttgcagctggaagggcatccgctgtgtaaaacatatgctggagtagttggtggttcattctgctgtggcgacccctgataaataagggtcaaaaacgaaggaaaattaatgaattcactttttttttacaacaaacctGTTTTAAATAGTCAAAATAAATTTAGGTATTTTTGGAGTGTGTAAAAAGTGTCAGTATTGACATTTAACCATATCATTGTTATgtattataaatgtgtgtgtataatatgattaaataaattagtataTACGCAGCTAGCTCTCGgcagctctcacatggtcacccactgaagctaaataGGGCTGTGCccggatgggagaccacatgggaaagctaggttgctgtcggaagtggtgttagtgaggccagcagggggcacttaacctacggtctgtgtgggtcctaatgcctcagtatagtgatggggactttATATTGCTCCGGAGTTTAggagtttaaccccggcatcctggccaaattttcccACTGGCCATcaaggcctcctaaccatccccatagttagcttcatcactctgtcacCTCTCCACCAACCAGCTAGTGTGGGGTGTGCGGTCTGGCATAATATGACTGCCGTAACGTCATGCAttgtggtggataaggagatttcCCTCAAAAATATGTagagtgctttgagtgtccagaagagtggtatataaatgtaaggaattattattaatattattaatattattattattattattacagattgTATTAGTATCATTACATATTATTGTATATTGTTGATCATCATACATAAGTTTGATgtatattattgttcatttactaAATTTATTCAAAATTGCTTCTCCTTTGCTGTATATTTACCACCAAATGTCAAGTGGTGCAACCGGCATGCAAAAATCAGATGTAGTAATGTGACCAAAAAAAAGAATAAGGGCTTAAGTTTACCTATTCTAATTGTTCCttcttaatttttaattgttttctaGGCAAGAATTGCTCCCATCCAATCATGCATGAGCATGGAGGTTTTCGTTGTGAGCCGTCACCCTGTCGTGGTTTCCCTCAAAAGAGCTCCATTCGCTTCTTCTGCGAGCCTGGCTACACTTTACCCAAACGCTACCAATCGTCAAAATGTCACCATGGGGTGTGGACACCGAAAGTGCCTGTCTGTATGCCACGACCAGGTAACAATACagagaaaatacatttaatttacatcttaaacactttgcacaactaccatttacaaaaaaaaaaaaaaaaagctgacgcAAAATACTTGAAGCAACTCAAAATTTCCCTATGCATCAGGagttctgcattctgaatgaAGTATGTGTTAAAATGGGCATTGCATAAGCAGAACCATTAATAAATGGCCTGAATAATCCCCTTCCACCCGGTAGTGACACAAACTCTTAAAGTAAAAGGGGAAAAAACCATGATGCTCTATTCTCTGCACACACTTCCTTCGTCTAGACTAAAACATGTCATGAAAGGAAACCCACAGCTTGTGCAGGAAGTCAGCAAATTCATCAAACTAACCAATCTCAGTGTTTTAGTAAAGCCTTTGGAAAATGTTTGCATCACAGAATCAGATTTTAAAGGATGCATGCACCACTCGACCATTTATTCCACAAATCTTGATCGTCATCATCCGCTCTTTATTTTTGAACATCAGATTTGGGGTTTTTTGAAGGAAgtctttaaatggtttgtgtttgtgtgtttcttttttaaCAGACGGTCATGGTGAACAGCAAGAAAAAATCATCAGCTCTATTCCGAGTGTGGCTACGACTGCTATTGGAGTGTCCATCTTCCTTCTCACCACAACGGCCTGTTTAGTCATCAAATCCCGCCTGTTCTCCTGCCGATCGCATCGGTATGTCATTTCCCTAGATTTAGGATCATGTGACactttaattaaacacattttaaaatggattccattgaatacatttaaaataaagtttaaatgtatttaaaaaaatgcaaatatgatTGATTGAGACCATAATTgtccattttatttaaatgacattcaTGCATAacctaaaagctgaataaattatCTTTCGATTAACGTATActttgttaggataggacaatattaGGCTtaggaataaaatatataaaatctgaGGGTTTAAATGATCAAGTGTTGATATTTACAGTAGAAAcatttactaaatgtttacttaatattctaatgatttcgGTATAAcgaaaaaacaatatttttgagccatacaatattcattcattcattttcttgtcggcttagtccctttattaatccggggttgccacagcgaaatgaacctccaacttatccagcaagtttttacgcaggggatgccctttcagccgcaacccatctctggggaacatccacacatacattcacacacacactcatacactacggacaatttagcctacccaattcacctgtaccgggaaaccggagcacccggagaaaaaacccacgcgaaggcagggagactccacacagaaacgccaactgagccaaggttcgaaccagcgaccttcctgctgtgaggcgacagcactacctactgcaccactgcctcgcctcagcCATACAGTATATTCTTGGCTATTATGCCAATGCAACATaagtcacattttaaaaaaatctgattgaaACAGTAAAAAATGAAGCAGTTAATATTTATACAATTGGCAggttgttaaaggggtggtccagtacgatatcatattttaaactttagttggtgtgtaatgtatctgtgtgatcaaacagcatctctgaatgtaaaaagttcaaagttcaatgcaaagggagaccttgatttttacagagttagcttagcaaagcctacaatgaatgaattttggggactacaaaaaatacttctggGTCTTGTGAGATCATAAAAGTACTTTTACCACACgcacacactgcgcagctaagggccgtggccagaggcgctgtaacgttacagcAGAGAGAGCTAAAATGCATCCAAatgctgctgtttccacagagcttcgtctgtttctgtatttgggcttccaaaggacacgagacaaagacagaagtgcttacagttcaatattaattatatgttccagagaattataaaatgcatagcaagcatgatttgacaaaacagctccagaatctctcccagttcagtgctggattcggcaaAAAGGCTCACATAGGTCACTACATCTTGTCCTTTAACGTTATTCTTCTGTCAGCAACGTCactacagaaaataacttaatccaagcatcaga is part of the Danio rerio strain Tuebingen ecotype United States chromosome 15, GRCz12tu, whole genome shotgun sequence genome and encodes:
- the zgc:152863 gene encoding uncharacterized protein LOC562658 precursor (The RefSeq protein has 1 substitution compared to this genomic sequence) — translated: MSARRSSLWSCLRAALSCGLVMLTALPDLTTGKNCSHPIMHEHGGFRCEPSPCRGFPQKSSIRFFCEPGYTLPKRYQSSKCHHGVWTPKVPVCMPRPDGHGEQQEKIISSIPSVATTAIGVSIFLLTTTACLVIKSRLFSCRSHRRSSDQLDLVVDGLPVSLPTYEEAIYGSWGQRIPPFRGPTQLLLAQDASEHSPLTSLIRSDTNRCNDTANQTTETPPPYEEVQSRSRDSVNDSDGQAMQSALPADKNN